A region from the candidate division WOR-3 bacterium genome encodes:
- a CDS encoding NAD(P)/FAD-dependent oxidoreductase, giving the protein MEREIFDVTIVGGGPVGLFAAFYCRMREMKVKVIEATEEIGGQLVMLYPDKPIYDIPGFPEIKAKDFIKNLYEQVKRFNPLIILGEKVEEFEKDGDIFVLKTHKLKRHYTKTIIISAGIGAFTPNKIDRPGINEFEGKGIYYFAKNFEEFKGKKVLIVGGGDSALDWALNIYPLAEKVTLIHRREEFRAHEASVKELFNSPCIVKLNYELKEVKGDSWVKKAIIFQNKTFEEEEIDVDAVILALGYKANIGKIEDWGFDMDGRYIKVNSRMETSIKGIFACGDIVSVEGLGNTKLLVTGFAQAAIAAGSAKAFIDPKAKIFGGHSSEILGKK; this is encoded by the coding sequence ATGGAAAGGGAAATTTTTGATGTAACAATAGTTGGTGGAGGACCCGTTGGTCTTTTTGCTGCTTTTTATTGTAGAATGAGAGAAATGAAAGTTAAGGTAATTGAAGCAACCGAGGAAATAGGAGGTCAATTAGTAATGTTATATCCTGATAAACCAATTTATGATATCCCTGGATTTCCTGAAATAAAGGCTAAGGATTTTATTAAAAATCTTTATGAACAGGTTAAAAGGTTTAATCCTTTAATTATTCTCGGTGAAAAAGTGGAAGAATTTGAAAAAGATGGTGATATTTTTGTTTTAAAAACACATAAACTGAAGAGGCATTATACAAAGACTATTATAATTTCAGCAGGGATCGGAGCTTTTACCCCTAATAAAATTGATAGACCGGGTATAAATGAATTTGAGGGTAAGGGAATTTATTATTTTGCAAAAAATTTTGAAGAATTTAAAGGTAAAAAAGTTTTAATTGTAGGTGGAGGTGATTCTGCTCTTGATTGGGCTTTAAATATTTATCCCCTTGCAGAAAAGGTAACATTAATTCACAGGAGAGAGGAATTTAGAGCTCATGAAGCTTCTGTAAAAGAACTTTTCAATTCACCTTGTATAGTTAAATTGAATTATGAATTAAAGGAAGTTAAAGGTGATAGCTGGGTTAAAAAGGCTATTATTTTTCAAAATAAAACTTTTGAAGAGGAAGAAATTGATGTGGATGCCGTTATTCTTGCTCTTGGATATAAGGCAAATATAGGTAAAATTGAGGATTGGGGATTTGATATGGATGGAAGGTATATTAAGGTAAATTCAAGAATGGAAACATCTATAAAGGGAATTTTTGCCTGTGGTGATATTGTGAGTGTTGAAGGTCTTGGAAATACAAAACTATTGGTTACAGGATTTGCCCAGGCTGCAATAGCAGCAGGTTCAGCAAAAGCCTTCATTGACCCAAAAGCGAAGATTTTCGGCGGTCATTCAAGTGAGATTCTTGGTAAGAAATAA
- a CDS encoding chlorite dismutase family protein, translating to MKEKILCHFNFLKGDEEDINKFFDGLVSEKKFLYRVYPSRSEYDFLIWTVKSIEDSETVFNFMRDYYESFKDFKDKLKSELLLWGYTKPSIYTKGKSPQEIDVFSERKKYLIIYPFIKTPEWYLLSMDTRQGMMNEHIRIGRKYPEIKQLLLYSFGIQDQEFIVVYETEDIINFSELVFDLRGSEVRKYTLRDTPITVGFLIR from the coding sequence ATGAAGGAAAAAATTCTATGCCACTTTAATTTTTTAAAGGGTGATGAGGAAGATATAAATAAATTTTTTGATGGTTTAGTTTCAGAAAAAAAATTTCTGTACAGGGTATATCCTTCAAGGAGTGAGTATGACTTTTTAATATGGACCGTTAAAAGTATTGAAGATAGTGAAACTGTTTTTAATTTTATGAGAGATTATTATGAATCTTTCAAAGATTTCAAAGATAAATTGAAATCAGAACTTTTACTCTGGGGTTATACAAAACCTTCAATCTACACAAAAGGAAAATCCCCTCAAGAAATAGATGTTTTTTCCGAGAGAAAAAAATATTTAATTATCTACCCTTTTATAAAGACTCCTGAATGGTATCTTTTAAGCATGGATACAAGGCAGGGTATGATGAATGAACATATAAGAATTGGAAGAAAATATCCTGAAATAAAACAGTTACTTTTATATTCCTTTGGAATTCAGGACCAGGAATTTATCGTTGTTTATGAAACAGAGGATATAATAAATTTTTCAGAACTTGTTTTTGATTTAAGAGGTTCAGAAGTAAGAAAATACACATTAAGGGACACACCAATAACAGTTGGATTTTTAATAAGATAA
- a CDS encoding CTP synthase: MGKRKFIFVTGGVVSSLGKGVATSSIAFLLKSRGFKVTALKLDPYINVDPGTMNPYQHGEVYVTEDGAETDLDLGHYERFLDQNMGQMNNVTTGQVYGTVIEKERRGDYLGATVQIIPHITDEIKRRIRDVGEKYGAEIVIVEVGGTVGDIESLPFLESIRQIRLEEGFENTIFIHLTLVPFIESAGELKTKPTQHSVMKLREIGIQPDFVIARVDRPLNESSRAKIALFSNLPPENVIEAIDVKTVYEVPINFRKQKLDEKILKHFKIPDSEPDLKEWEKFLDGILNPENEVEIAICGKYTHLKDAYKSIIEALTHSGSFHRVKVNIRWVEASDLEKGKAQDFLSGVNGILVPGGFGERGIEGKIKACKYARENKIPFFGICLGMQVAAIEFARNVLGLKDANSTEFNPQTNHPIITILPEKKDIKYFGGTLRKGAYPCKIKRDTLAYRIYNTDLIYERHRHRYEFNPKYRKIFEENGMIISGESPDGYLAEIMELKDHPFFIGVQFHPEFKSRPLKVHPIFREFVKKALERIYLYVS, translated from the coding sequence ATGGGAAAAAGGAAATTTATTTTTGTAACAGGTGGAGTGGTTTCTTCCCTTGGAAAAGGCGTTGCGACCTCTTCAATTGCCTTTTTATTGAAATCAAGGGGTTTTAAAGTTACTGCTTTAAAACTTGATCCATACATAAATGTTGACCCTGGGACAATGAATCCTTATCAGCATGGAGAAGTTTATGTTACTGAAGATGGAGCTGAAACTGATCTTGATCTTGGGCACTATGAAAGATTTTTGGACCAAAATATGGGTCAGATGAATAATGTAACAACAGGACAGGTTTACGGAACTGTTATTGAAAAGGAAAGAAGAGGTGATTACCTTGGTGCTACAGTTCAGATAATTCCCCATATTACTGATGAGATAAAAAGAAGAATAAGGGATGTTGGAGAAAAGTATGGTGCTGAAATTGTAATAGTTGAAGTTGGTGGAACTGTAGGTGATATAGAAAGTCTCCCTTTTCTTGAGTCAATAAGACAGATAAGGCTTGAAGAGGGATTTGAAAATACAATTTTTATTCATCTCACCCTTGTTCCCTTTATAGAAAGTGCAGGTGAATTAAAAACAAAACCAACACAGCATTCTGTGATGAAATTGAGAGAAATAGGAATTCAGCCAGATTTTGTTATAGCAAGGGTTGATAGACCACTTAATGAAAGTTCAAGGGCAAAAATCGCTTTATTTTCAAACCTTCCCCCTGAGAATGTCATTGAGGCAATAGATGTAAAAACAGTTTACGAGGTTCCCATAAATTTTAGAAAACAGAAGCTTGATGAGAAGATTTTAAAACATTTTAAAATTCCTGATTCTGAGCCTGATTTAAAGGAATGGGAAAAATTTCTTGATGGGATTTTAAATCCTGAAAATGAAGTTGAAATAGCGATATGTGGTAAATATACACATTTAAAGGATGCTTATAAAAGCATTATAGAAGCACTTACTCATTCCGGTTCTTTTCATAGGGTAAAGGTGAATATAAGATGGGTAGAAGCAAGTGATTTGGAAAAAGGCAAGGCTCAGGATTTTTTAAGTGGTGTGAATGGTATTCTTGTTCCAGGAGGTTTTGGAGAAAGGGGAATAGAGGGTAAAATTAAAGCATGTAAATATGCAAGGGAAAATAAAATTCCCTTTTTTGGTATATGTCTTGGAATGCAAGTGGCTGCAATAGAATTTGCAAGGAATGTTCTTGGATTAAAAGATGCAAACAGTACAGAATTCAACCCCCAAACAAATCACCCTATAATAACAATTTTACCTGAAAAGAAAGATATTAAGTATTTTGGTGGAACACTTAGAAAGGGTGCTTATCCATGTAAGATTAAAAGGGATACTCTTGCTTACAGAATTTATAATACTGATTTGATTTATGAAAGACACAGACATAGATACGAATTTAATCCTAAATACAGGAAAATTTTCGAAGAAAACGGTATGATAATAAGTGGAGAATCACCAGATGGATACCTTGCTGAGATAATGGAATTAAAGGATCATCCCTTTTTTATTGGTGTTCAATTTCATCCTGAGTTTAAATCAAGACCCTTAAAAGTTCACCCAATTTTCAGAGAATTTGTAAAAAAAGCTCTGGAAAGAATTTATCTATATGTGTCCTGA
- a CDS encoding UDP-2,3-diacylglucosamine diphosphatase, which translates to MQYYIFADFHLGYSEERDKKIFDKFFKLLEKIPEKTKIVFLGDIFDFWFEYKTVIPKENFLFVSELYKFRDKFEFLYFTGNHDFFVKEFVKGFNIRIFQRERVFQIGSKRVLLAHGDFYYNKDIIGTYFNFFIRTDLVKFLFYLFHPDIGIKLAKTFSKISRNSSEKKEVKEEIPPRAEKFFKKGGDICILGHFHKPMFIEKEGKIYVNTGEFPEDETYVFIDEHRITLFKNEKVLKEKIF; encoded by the coding sequence GTGCAATACTATATTTTTGCAGATTTTCACCTTGGCTACTCTGAAGAGAGGGATAAAAAGATATTTGATAAATTTTTTAAATTACTTGAGAAAATTCCTGAAAAAACTAAAATTGTTTTTTTAGGGGATATATTTGATTTCTGGTTTGAATACAAAACAGTTATACCAAAGGAAAACTTTCTTTTTGTTTCAGAATTATATAAATTCAGGGACAAGTTTGAATTCCTTTATTTCACAGGTAATCATGATTTTTTTGTTAAAGAATTTGTAAAAGGTTTCAATATAAGAATTTTTCAGAGGGAAAGGGTATTTCAAATTGGAAGTAAAAGGGTTTTACTTGCCCATGGTGATTTTTATTACAATAAAGATATTATTGGAACCTATTTCAATTTCTTTATAAGAACTGACCTTGTAAAATTTTTATTCTATCTATTTCACCCTGACATAGGAATAAAACTTGCGAAAACCTTTTCAAAAATTTCAAGAAATTCTTCTGAAAAAAAGGAAGTAAAAGAAGAGATTCCTCCGAGAGCAGAAAAATTTTTTAAAAAAGGAGGAGATATATGTATTTTAGGTCACTTTCACAAACCGATGTTTATTGAGAAAGAAGGAAAAATTTATGTGAATACAGGAGAATTTCCTGAAGACGAAACATATGTTTTTATTGATGAACACAGAATTACCCTTTTTAAGAACGAAAAAGTTTTAAAAGAAAAAATATTCTAA
- a CDS encoding ThiF family adenylyltransferase, protein MIEERLKRIFPLYFGKKIENLKNKKIFLIGLGALGSNILDLLVRAGVKNIVLMDRDYVEFSDLLTSPFYTRDDAQVSKPKVIAAFERIKSIDKDINAFIFFENFSPQFVKNFNFSGIDLLIDAVDNLETRFLINEISFKYKIPWIHGACVAERGEVSFFKPWEAACYRCLFNKIPERGRLETCETHGINPSVSKIVAGIESDIAIKYLTVNKSFVNKIIYIDYSEGYSLREFEIKKRKDCPLCIKGIFEFMDRKEEKIITFCSEKNVFIKLENFDFEKIKEKWKGLENFSENIYFIRINPKGLELKFFKEGKLFISSEEPLEEKKVKTIISRYIGN, encoded by the coding sequence ATGATAGAGGAGAGATTAAAGAGAATTTTCCCCCTTTACTTTGGGAAAAAAATAGAAAACTTAAAAAATAAAAAAATTTTTCTCATTGGTCTTGGTGCCCTTGGTTCAAATATCCTTGATTTACTTGTAAGAGCTGGTGTTAAAAATATAGTGCTTATGGACAGGGATTATGTTGAATTTTCAGATTTATTAACAAGTCCCTTTTATACAAGAGATGATGCACAAGTTTCAAAACCAAAGGTTATTGCAGCTTTTGAGAGAATAAAATCTATTGATAAAGATATAAATGCTTTTATTTTTTTTGAAAATTTTTCTCCTCAATTTGTTAAAAATTTTAATTTTTCTGGAATTGACCTTTTAATTGATGCTGTTGATAATCTTGAAACAAGGTTTTTGATAAATGAAATTTCTTTTAAATATAAAATTCCCTGGATTCATGGAGCCTGTGTGGCTGAGAGGGGAGAGGTTTCTTTTTTTAAGCCCTGGGAAGCTGCCTGTTACAGATGTTTATTTAATAAAATTCCAGAAAGAGGTAGGCTTGAAACTTGTGAAACACATGGAATAAATCCCTCTGTTAGCAAAATAGTTGCAGGAATTGAATCTGATATTGCTATTAAATACCTTACAGTGAATAAGTCTTTTGTTAATAAAATAATTTATATTGATTACTCAGAAGGATACTCTTTAAGGGAATTTGAAATTAAAAAAAGAAAAGACTGTCCCTTATGTATAAAAGGAATTTTTGAGTTTATGGATAGAAAAGAAGAAAAGATAATAACTTTCTGTTCTGAAAAAAATGTATTTATAAAATTAGAAAATTTTGATTTTGAAAAAATTAAAGAAAAGTGGAAGGGACTCGAAAACTTTTCTGAAAACATATACTTCATAAGGATTAATCCAAAGGGTCTTGAACTCAAGTTTTTTAAAGAAGGGAAACTCTTTATAAGTTCAGAAGAACCCCTGGAAGAGAAAAAAGTAAAAACTATTATCTCAAGATATATTGGAAATTAG